The genome window GAAACTCCAACGGCCATGCCTCCGTTCCTGCGTTTCTCCGAAAAGTCCCTGCGTTTGCGCGGTCGCAGCCCGACGCCGCCACGCGTTCGCAGGCCGCACCGCTCAGTTCGTGCCCGGCGACCGCGCGGCGCGCCGGTAGAACGGGAGCCGGACAACCTCCGCGGGCACCTTGCGGCCGCGGATCTCCACGGCCATGCGTTCGCCGGCGACGGCGCCGCCTCCTACCAGCGCCAGGGCGATCGGCTGGCCGAGGAAGGGCGCGAACGTGCCGCTCGTCACGTGGCCGCAGGGCGTCTCCGCCGGCGCCCCGTCCTGTTCCCGGAAGACCGGGTAGCCGGCGCGCGGGATGCCGCGCTCAAGGAGGCGCAATCCGACCAGCCTCCTACGCGGCCCGGCCGCGCGCACGGCGGCGAGGGCTTCGCGGCCGATGAAGGGGCCCTTGTCGAGCTTGACGAACGGGCCGAGACGCGCCTCCAACGGATTGATGGACTCGGTCAACTCGTGCCCGTAGAGCGGCAGCGCCGCCTCGAGGCGCAGCGTGTCCCGCGCGCCGAGGCCGCACGTTCGCCCGCCCAGATCCTGCACGCGGGATACGATGGACGTCCACACGTGGACGGCATTCTGGGCGGGGACGTAGCACTCGAACCCGTCCTCGCCCGTGTAGCCCGTTCGGGCGACGATCGCTCCGGGCGCGCCGGCGACGGCGACATCCACGGCGCAGCGGTAGTACGCAAGGGTGTCGAGGTCGATGTCGACGAGGTCCTGCAGGGCGGCCGCCGCCTTGGGACCCTGCACCGCGAAGAGCGCCCAGCGTTCGGTCTCGTCGGCCAGTTCGAGGTCATCGCCCTCGTGCGCGCGGAACCACGCGAGGTCGCGCTCCGTATTGGCGGCGTTGACCACCGCGAGGTAATCGTCCTCGCCGAGACGGTAGATCAACAGGTCGTCGAGCGTGCCGCCGTCCTCGCGGCACATCGGGGTGTAGAGCGCCTGGCCTGGTACCAGTCGCGCCACGTCATTCGTGACCAGGTTCTGCAGAAACGCCAGCGCGCCGCGCCCGCGCACGCGGATCTCGCCCATGTGGGAGACATCGAAGACGCCGACGGCGTTGCGCACGGCATTGTGCTCCTCGACGACGCCCGTGTATTGCACGGGCATCTCCCACCCGGCGAACTCGACCATGCGGGCGCCGTTCTCCACGTGCCAATCGTACAAAGGGGTGCGTCGCAACACGCCGCCCCGGCCTCCCCTCGCGTGCCCCTACGGGCAAACCCTACTGATTGTAACAAGACGGAAGGCGAGGACCATGCCGGTCCTCGCCTCTGGCCGAGACGCCTGCCGCTCCGTATCCCACTCCGGCCAGTTTGCCGCGCTCGGCGAAATTCCCACCCTTGACAGGCCTTCGGTGGGACGTCCGCTCGGCCTGCTGCTGTCTATTCGCCCCCCCTTCGCGAATGCCTGCTACGGATGCGCCAAAACGCTCGCGTCCGCGGCGGCGGAAACGGTGATCGACGGCAGTATGGGTCTTAGAAACAATGTCGGTATCTCGCCCGAAACGCGCACCGCGACCGTCGGATCGGCGAGTTCTCGACCGGACCAGGGGTGCCGCAGCGGAGCCGACGGCGATGCGTTGAGAACGCGCACGTCGACCCGGTAGCGCCCGGTCAACCGCGGATCGCTTGACAGATTGGCGTTCACGTACGCGCGGGCGTCCTGCTCGGCCTGGGCCGTGACCAACCAGCGTTCCCCGTGCGCGAGCCGTACCAAGTCGATGTCCTGCGCCGCCGCGAGCGCAGCAAGATCACAGGCCTGCCGGAACTGGAGCTGCGCCCAGAGCGCGAGACCGATATCCGCGACGGAGCCGAGCAACGTCAGGGCGAGCGGAACCATCAAGACCCATGCCACCACTGCTTGACCGGCATGACGGCGTCGATCGGGCGACATCGACATCACCTCCTCTCGGTCTGCACCGACTCACGACCCGGGGGTCGCGAGCTTTTCGCTGCGCGACGTGGCCTGCGCCCTCAGGCTCAGCTCCTCGATCCCCAAGGCCCTCGCGACGGGCGTTCGCAGCGTGTAGCGGGCCGACAGCTCCACGGTCACGGGGGTGCCGTAGATGGCCTGGTGCGGCGTGATGCGCACGGCGACGTCACCGGGTTCGACGCCGAATCCGCGAAGGTCATGCGCGATCGTGTCGAAGACGTGGTCCGTCGCTCCACCTTCCACGGCCGCGAGGCGGGCGCCCGACCGGGCCGCCGCAGCCAGGGCCAGCTGCTCGTCCAAGGCCAGGCCGAACTCCAGCATCGCGAAGAAGACCGTCAGCATGAAGCCGAAGACCAGGGTGAACTCCACGGCCGCGCTGCCTGCCTCCGATCCTCCGCACCTCACCGGCCCGCCTGATTCAACTGGTCGACGATGTCGAGCAGCCGGCTGTTCAGGGCTCCGCCGAGCGTCGACAACGCGCCGATGAGGACGATTACGACGAGCGCGAGAACAAGGCTGTACTCGGATAACCTGAGACCAATGGCGTTGAGACGACAGTGATTCGAAGGCAACTCATTCGAGAACAAGGCCCCCTGAGGCCAGCACCCTCCGGCCCACTCGAAGAGCGACCTACCAATGAAAAAAGGCGGCGAGAGCCGCCTCTTTCCCCTTGGACCTCGTGCCCTTCGCTGGCGTTGCCACGCGCACTCGTATCGACGACGCCACGCAGCCGCTCGCGTGGTTAGGTCCAGCTCGCTGCGGCTCTAGGCGTCCGCGCCACGAACGGCCTGCCGCTTCCTGAACTCCGTAATCACGAATGACCCAATGACGAACAACGCCGCCAGTGCTTGTGTTGTGAGGCTCTCGGCTGTGGGGAAGATGGCGAGCCAGACTCCGAGCCACGCCGGAATGGGGATCGAGAGATCCGTCGATGGGACCCAACCGGCCAGCTGCATCTCCTGGACACTCTCCCCGACCATAACGAGCAACACCACTCCGAGCATGATCCCGGTGAAGACCAGCATGCTCTGGTACGGAAGCCGCCTGTGCGCGACAAAGGTGAGGACGGCGACGATGGCCGTCAAGGCCAACCCGATCAGCGTGCCATACAGCACCGCCTCAATCCCAACGCGCAGACGCACACTTTGCAGGAACAACACGATCTCGAAGCCCTCTCGGTATACCGCGGAGAAACCGAGAAGCGCCAGTCCCTTGAAGGCCAACCCCACATTACCGCCCGCCGCCTGCACGACCTCACGTTGCTTGCGGCCGTGATAGGACATCCACCCTGTGAAGTACACCCGGTGGAAGAACCAATTCATCACGATGAGCAGCACGACGATGGCCAGGAGTCCGGTCGCCGCCTGAATGTCGAGTTCGGGTGCGTGGATTCCCGAAATGATGGCCACGACGATGAGCCACGTGACGAGAGTCGCCGCAAACGCCAGCCCTGCCCCGAAGCCGACCGGGCGCCAAAACTCGGGGCGCCTCCGCACGAGACTGGCCGTAATGGCCGCCAGGACCAAGATCGCCTCCAAGCCCTCGCGAAATACAAGGATGCCGGTGTCGAGGATGGCTGCGAACGGGCTCAGTGACGGGTCGGTGGGATCAGGGTTCCCCCCTGCGGTGACGGCCTGCCAGAGGATGGCGGCGAGCACGACGGAGAACCCCAGAAGCAGGCTTATGGACAGGGCAACCGCGACGCGACGCTTCAGCAACAACGACACCCTTCCCAATTCCGAGTTCCCGACTCGGAGTTCGAGGTTAGGGTATCCAAACCGATGGAGTTAGTCAATACTCACTCCGACCCGGAAACATCCCGTCCACTGCACGAAGCGGAACCCGCCCGTAGATTGGCATAGCCCGCACGGAACCACCCATGTACCGCCCCCATCTTGCTCAACAAGATCGTCAGAGCGCACGGCGGCTCGTTCCAGTGGGGAGGGTCCTGACTCCCGTGTGCTTGGGCGCGGATGCCCTATGGCCTCCGATCCGACACGCCGAGAGCCGTGACGATGCGACGGATCGCCTCGATCTCCAAGGGGCGGTGTTCCCAGAAATGCGACTGCAGGCCGGAGTCTCGCCACCACGCCACCGTTTCGGGCAGCCATCGTTCGGCCGGCGTCGGACGGAAGTCCAAGATGGCCTGCGCCTTTCGAATGTCCAGCAGCGGCCGCATGGGCAGCGGCAACTTGTATTCGAAACCCGCGATCCTCCGGAT of Clostridia bacterium contains these proteins:
- the gcvT gene encoding glycine cleavage system aminomethyltransferase GcvT → MLRRTPLYDWHVENGARMVEFAGWEMPVQYTGVVEEHNAVRNAVGVFDVSHMGEIRVRGRGALAFLQNLVTNDVARLVPGQALYTPMCREDGGTLDDLLIYRLGEDDYLAVVNAANTERDLAWFRAHEGDDLELADETERWALFAVQGPKAAAALQDLVDIDLDTLAYYRCAVDVAVAGAPGAIVARTGYTGEDGFECYVPAQNAVHVWTSIVSRVQDLGGRTCGLGARDTLRLEAALPLYGHELTESINPLEARLGPFVKLDKGPFIGREALAAVRAAGPRRRLVGLRLLERGIPRAGYPVFREQDGAPAETPCGHVTSGTFAPFLGQPIALALVGGGAVAGERMAVEIRGRKVPAEVVRLPFYRRAARSPGTN
- a CDS encoding pilus assembly protein translates to MEFTLVFGFMLTVFFAMLEFGLALDEQLALAAAARSGARLAAVEGGATDHVFDTIAHDLRGFGVEPGDVAVRITPHQAIYGTPVTVELSARYTLRTPVARALGIEELSLRAQATSRSEKLATPGS
- a CDS encoding Flp family type IVb pilin; amino-acid sequence: MPSNHCRLNAIGLRLSEYSLVLALVVIVLIGALSTLGGALNSRLLDIVDQLNQAGR
- a CDS encoding FTR1 family protein; the protein is MLWQAVTAGGNPDPTDPSLSPFAAILDTGILVFREGLEAILVLAAITASLVRRRPEFWRPVGFGAGLAFAATLVTWLIVVAIISGIHAPELDIQAATGLLAIVVLLIVMNWFFHRVYFTGWMSYHGRKQREVVQAAGGNVGLAFKGLALLGFSAVYREGFEIVLFLQSVRLRVGIEAVLYGTLIGLALTAIVAVLTFVAHRRLPYQSMLVFTGIMLGVVLLVMVGESVQEMQLAGWVPSTDLSIPIPAWLGVWLAIFPTAESLTTQALAALFVIGSFVITEFRKRQAVRGADA